The following coding sequences lie in one Zingiber officinale cultivar Zhangliang chromosome 2B, Zo_v1.1, whole genome shotgun sequence genomic window:
- the LOC122049398 gene encoding tetraspanin-7-like — MVRLSNKLIGTLNLAILLLSLPVLGGGIYLKAGAATECEKFLEAPLIALGVFLFVVSLAGFIGACYRNSCLLWLYLVVMFLLILFLFCFTAFAFFVTNKGAGRAVSNRGFKEYRLGDFSRWLQKRVEDSKNWRRIRSCLDQRKACKIMEQKNETWAQFVGHDLSPIQSGCCKPPTACNFTFVNATTWVKPAGFHSGDIPADCDAWENDRSTLCYDCESCKAGVLAQIKRDWKKIAAVNVVLLVFLLLVYSVGCCAFRNHRDEYRYPRFKRARYP, encoded by the exons ATGGTGCGGTTGAGCAACAAGTTGATCGGGACACTGAACTTGGCGATCCTGCTGCTATCGCTGCCGGTCCTCGGCGGCGGAATCTACCTGAAGGCTGGCGCGGCCACCGAATGCGAGAAGTTCCTGGAGGCGCCCCTCATCGCGCTCGGCGTGTTCCTCTTCGTCGTCTCCCTGGCGGGCTTCATCGGCGCCTGCTACCGCAACTCCTGCCTCCTCTGGCTCTACCTCGTCGTCATGTTCCTGctcatcctcttcctcttctgCTTCACTGCCTTCGCCTTCTTCGTCACCAACAAGGGCGCCGGCCGGGCCGTTTCCAACCGAGGATTCAAGGAGTACCGCCTCGGCGACTTCTCCCGCTGGCTCCAGAAGAGGGTGGAGGATTCCAAGAACTGGCGGCGAATCAGGAGTTGCCTGGATCAGAGGAAGGCGTGCAAGATCATGGAGCAGAAGAACGAGACATGGGCGCAGTTCGTCGGCCACGATCTCTCCCCGATCCAG TCGGGGTGCTGCAAACCGCCGACCGCCTGCAACTTCACGTTCGTGAACGCGACGACGTGGGTAAAGCCGGCGGGCTTCCACTCCGGAGACATTCCGGCCGACTGCGACGCCTGGGAGAACGACCGGTCGACGCTCTGCTACGACTGCGAGTCCTGCAAGGCCGGGGTGCTAGCCCAGATCAAGCGTGACTGGAAGAAGATCGCCGCCGTCAACGTCGTCTTACTCGTCTTCCtcctcctcgtctactccgtcgGCTGCTGCGCCTTCAGGAACCACAGGGACGAGTACCGCTACCCGCGCTTCAAACGAGCAAGATACCCTTAA
- the LOC122048549 gene encoding fasciclin-like arabinogalactan protein 14, whose amino-acid sequence MAIKVNTLLAFPLLLLLLPFASSHNITTILSNFPEFSSFNDLLSRTGVASQINSRATITVLAVDNGAASAISSRPPNELRNILAVHVVLDYYDADKLQKLANHTAILTTLFQTTGLAAGHNGFLNVTDTGNSQVAFGSAAPGSGLVSNLVKVVAEQPYNISVLQVSSVVVPPGIDGAANNGSGNSSATGAPAHAPPSGDPAPEKAPSPAGDAPPAGSPASEKAPSPAGDAPPAGSPASEKAPSPAGDAPPAGSPASEKAPSPAGDAPSSEASAAPSSGSSDASPAPAADGPSDSPAEGPGGAGDEAADGAGNHSAAEKAVAGLAGVAAAISFAALGSL is encoded by the exons ATGGCCATCAAAGTAAACACACTCTTGGcttttcctctccttctccttctccttccctttgcTTCCTCCCACAACATCACCACGATCCTCTCCAACTTCCCCGAATTCTCCTCCTTCAACGACCTCCTCAGCCGCACCGGCGTCGCCTCGCAGATCAACTCCCGGGCCACCATCACCGTCCTCGCCGTCGACAACGGCGCCGCCTCTGCCATCTCCAGCCGCCCGCCCAACGAGCTCAGGAACATCCTCGCCGTCCACGTCGTCCTCGACTACTACGACGCTGACAAGCTCCAGAAGCTCGCCAACCACACCGCcatcctcaccaccctcttccaGACGACCGGCCTCGCCGCCGGCCACAACGGCTTCCTCAACGTCACCGACACCGGGAACAGCCAGGTCGCCTTCGGCTCCGCCGCCCCTGGCTCCGGCCTCGTCTCGAACCTCGTCAAG GTGGTCGCGGAGCAGCCGTACAACATCTCTGTTCTCCAAGTTAGCAGCGTCGTCGTGCCTCCTGGCATCGACGGCGCCGCCAATAATGGCTCCGGTAACAGCTCGGCCACCGGGGCTCCCGCACACGCGCCGCCTTCGGGAGATCCGGCGCCAGAAAAAGCACCATCGCCTGCGGGTGACGCTCCGCCGGCGGGATCTCCGGCATCTGAAAAGGCGCCATCGCCTGCAGGTGACGCTCCGCCGGCGGGATCTCCGGCATCTGAAAAGGCGCCATCGCCTGCAGGTGACGCTCCGCCGGCGGGATCTCCGGCATCTGAAAAGGCGCCTTCGCCTGCAGGTGACGCGCCGTCGTCGGAGGCGAGTGCTGCACCGTCTTCAGGCTCCTCTGACGCGTCTCCCGCCCCCGCGGCGGATGGGCCGAGCGATTCTCCGGCGGAGGGACCTGGAGGCGCCGGGGACGAAGCGGCAGATGGGGCTGGGAATCATTCGGCGGCGGAGAAGGCGGTGGCCGGGCTCGCCGGAGTTGCTGCGGCGATAAGCTTTGCGGCGTTGGGTTCTCTGTAA